The sequence AGCCCCCACTCTTACTATCTTGCTCAGACCTGTTCTGTAATCCCCGTCTCTGCAGGCTAATAGTGGCATTTGTTTCCTGCGTTACGATGACACGAACCctgagaaagaagaggagaagtACTTCACTGCCATCAGGGACATGGTGGAGTGGCTGGGTATGAAGttatgtttgttgtgttttggtTATATATAATATTCATCAGAATGATATAATATTCATCTGAATGAATGTAAAGTCAATGGTTCCATGCCAGCTAATGGTTTAAAAGCACATCTTGGCATGTTATGGGTCCTAATGGTACGTTTGTGTTGGTATGTTGTGCAGGTTATACACCATATGATGTCACGCATGCCTCCGATAATTTCCAGCAGCTTTATGACTGGGCAGAGGAACTCATTCGCAGGTAACCTTTCACTGTGTTGTTGATCTGTTATGTTGATTCCATGGGTGAATCCTCTATGTCACTGtgtgcccccctccctcctcttggTCTCTCGGTTTCATAAGTGTTGCTCTAAGTGTTGTTGCTCTTAGTGTTGCTCTTAGTGTTGCTCTTAGTGTTGCTCTAAGTGTTGGTGTGGTCGTACCCACAGGGGCCAAGCGTACGTGTGCCACCAGCGCGGAGAGGAGCTAAAGGGCCACAATGCGCCGCCCTCACCCTGGCGTGACCGGCCCGTGGAGGAGTCCCTCATCCTCTTCCAGAGGATGAAGAAGGGCATGTTCGCAGAGGGGGAGGCCacactgaggatgaagatggTCATGGAGGATGGCAAGATGGACCCTGTGGCCTACCGCATCAAATACACGCCTCATCACCGGACAGGAGACACCTGGTACATACATCATCTGGAATATACAGTACAGCAGTACTTTTTTACAGCCTCGTTAAACACCAGGCCTGGTCACTTCTGATTTCCAAGGGCTGTAACCAGCGGTGAAATTAAACTTTAGTTGGTATATAAAATTCTTACTGAATGCTTTCTGAAGTACTACAGTGCAAACACATCTTTATATCACTTGCAGAGTGATATAAAAGACATGAataagaagcacaaaacccattttccttgacagcggtctgttatcgTGAAATaacagaccaccgaacgttgggaaggcccattcaagtgaatgggccttctgcagcattatgaagagccgtgtaataaaataTGATGGCACATAGATGCACAAATGTCATAGtaaaatgtacacataatgCAATATGTTTGTCACAGCTAGCATGTCTATGGACATTTCAGACCTCTAAATAAGTTGTTTTACTGTCTGTTTTCTCTTCAGGTGCATCTATCCAACATATGactacacacactgtctctgtgACTCCATTGAACAGATAACGCACTCACTCTGCACCAAAGAGTTTCAGGCGAGGTTTGTGTGGATCTCGTGCTTTAAATATTCGTCTCCTCAGATCATTTTGCCTTTGCATTGTACTTGATACGTGAATGAGCAGTAGTTTTGTTGTAGTGCTCAATGTATCTGTAATAAGGTCAGGCCTGCTGATAATATCATTCTGTTGGTTTATTGGCATTGgttgcaatatggccactggctgtatactgaaaagaaatacAATTTTGGATGAGATGCTATATTTAGCCAAATCCAAGCAGAAAGAAGTGTGCCCTTAAAGCTATTCTTCCACTCTCTCATCATGATCTGACAGCAAGGCAGACACAAACTCCTGATGAACTTAAGTCATGGATTAATGTCTTTTGATCATTATATCATAGGATAGAATTTGTGAGCTGCTGTTGGTAGTCTGATGATTAATTGTTACATTCcataaaatatgttcaatactCACAGTGCAGTACTGTTGTTGTAACTGCTGGTGTGTCCTACAGGCGGTCATCGTACTACTGGCTGTGTAATGCTCTAGATGTGTACTGCCCAGTGCAGTGGGAGTACGGCCGTCTCAACCTCACATACACCGTGGTCTCCAAGAGGAAAATCATCAAGCTGGTGGAGATGGGAGTCGTCAGGTAGGCAACAAACACACTGCTACAGCACCCGCCTTCACAGATGTGTACTGTCATATGAACTTCATGGTAGTTCAAAAGGGACTTTTTATATGATGCCATTGTGCCTTGATGTAAGCACTAGAAGACACTGGTTGGACTCTGGTTGCTTAAGTGTTTTATGGGTACTTGTTGGTTACCATAGGTTTGCATTTTATAGGGAATAactaattggtgtgtgtgtgtgttccagggaCTGGGATGACCCACGCCTCTTCACTCTCACTGCTCTCAGGAGGAGAGGCTTTCCTCCACAGGCCATCAACAACTTCTGTGCACGGGTAAGACTGGACGGAGTGGCCACAAAACCAATGTTCAGACTGGGCCGACTGCACATGGTTACATGGTTACATGGTTGTGAATCTGAACAGCCTCAGAGAGTGTCCTCCACAGTTGCATCCATTCCTGTACTACTTTGCATCTGTTCAAAACATAAGAATGGCACAAGGGTCGGTGTCCTTTGTGTTCAGTGTCATATGTGGGCTTGAAAGGAGTGCATGAGCCAAAGGCCAAAAGGATGCTGGTTGAACTGGTTGATGTGATCCTGTTTCAGGTGGGAGTGACCGTGGCCCAGGTGACCATGGAGCCTCACCTGCTGGAGGCGTGTGTGAGGGAGGTGCTGAATGAGCAGGCTCCGCGAGTCATGGCTGTGCTCGAACCCCTCAAAGTGACCATAACCAACCTGGCCAGCGAGTCACAGGTAGACACAGACCTGATGTCTGCATTAGAAAATGCTAAGAAAGATCTCTCTATTAAAAGAGCAATCCTTCTTTCCCGTGTAACGTGTGTAACAtgttcatctctttctctttcatgaCTTCTTCACAGATGTCTGTACGCGTTCCTGACTTCCCTGCAAATGAGGCAAAGGGCAGTCACATGGTTCCCTTCTCCAGAGTTGTCTACATCGAACAGAGTGACTTCAGAGAGGTATGAGTTTGGTTACTCAGGTGTAATATACCAGATTACACAAGTATTTATATACTTTGCTTCTGGTAGCTGATGTAGAaagcaagtgtgtatgtgtttgctctGTTGTGTTTGTCGCATCTCACTCTTGCATTCTCTACACTGCCTCCTATAGGTGATGGAGAAGGGCTACAAGCGTCTGACTCCTGACCAGCCTGTGGGCCTGAGGCATGCCGGCTACGTCATCTCTGTGAAGCGTGTCATCAAGGTGAGACGGAATACCCTCTTCACTGACTGCACCAAGGAGCATTGACATGATCCAGTTCAAGGTTTTCAATATTAACCCGATTCTTGACTAATACAGTTGTTCACCTTTGTCTGTCCTCGTCTCCAAGGACGCCAGTGGTAAAGTGACTGAGCTGGAGGTCACGTGTGCCACCACCGATTCGGCTGAGAAGCCCAAGGCCTTCATCCACTGGGTCAGCAAGCCCCTGGAGTGTGAAGTGCGCCTCTATGAGCGACTGTGAGTTGTgttcttctttgtgtgtgtgtgtgtgtgtgtgtttgtatttcaaGTTTATTTAATGTGCttcacataaacaaaagcaaagagtaatagaaaataaaatcataaaagggcaatagttaaACAAATGTTTTAAAAGTAAAGAACATAATTTAGTATAAGTATTTGAAGAGTGTGATGCCCTGTGAAAGTGAATGAGTCAGTGAATGTCTGACTGCTGTTCCTCTTACTTCAGGTTCCTACACAAAAACCCAGAGGACTCTGCAGAGGTGCCAGGTGGCTTCCTTAGTGACATCAACCCAGTGAGTCTCTTCTTAACCATGTTTATACCTTCTCTGTGCTTTTTTCCTCCATATGCCCTTGGGATGATAACCATACCCATTTTCTCCTCCAGAATTCCCTCCATATTATCCAAGATGCCTTAGTAGACCAGTCTGTAGCTAATACAAAGGTCTTCAATAAGTTCCAATTTGAGAGAGTGGGCTATTTCTCTGTGGACCCAGACAGCACACCAAAAAAGGTAAGAATTTGAGATAAGGAGGGGGGCTCTCTGTCATTCAGTGTGTGAGATGCATTTCTCAGATGCTTCAGTTCAGTCATAGAGTGTGGTAGTAACAAGTTTTGTCCTCCCTACAGCTGGTGTTCAATAGAACGGTCACCCTAAAGGAAGATCCTGGGAAGATCTGATTGAGAGATGCTTGGATTTGCAGTCAATGAGCAACAAGGGAATACTGTGTGGATGTGTAAGCCTCTACATCTGTGTTAACTGCCCCAAACACTTTGTGCAGTCTGTTCTGCACTGGTGCTACAAAGTGGGGGGATGCTTGCAAAGGATATTTTTTACAAACACGGTCACCCTCTACCCGTCACACCAGTAAAGGCGGAGGGTTAAATAGCCATAGAGAAGGTGACTCGCTTGCAATTTTTCAAACATCTTGAGTAATAAAATTGTATATTTAATTAACATACTTAAATGTCTCCTAGTGTGTCTTATCAGTAAAAGTGGGGCCAGCTATGACATTTCCCATCCAGACAAATTCACTCTCCTTTGGGTGATGCCCCTCCCAAACACAGAAAGTAGTCTGAATTTCAAGAgatagtgaggagagagagtttAGAAGAGGTAATGGCGCACTGAGATacacactagtgtgtgtgtgtgtgtgtatatgtatatgtacacacacacacacacatcaatatgtTTAATCTGAGTTCTGATGTTGAATCTGAGATCTGTGGCTACCACACTGTCAGCATGACATCAGTCAAAAGAGCACTAGGTTTTAAATGGTAGTGAGAATTAACCCTTCCCACCTCAGTAATGACAAACTGCGACTAGATGCCCTGTATATCTCCCGGTCCTCCTTAATTTCACCGTGAAGCCGTGTGTTGAGAAAGAAACTGGGAGGCTCTTTGTCGCACATGGCTGGCTCCTTAAGGCAGCATGAGCCTTTTCGCCACCTTAAAGGTGAAcgcacagaaaaacacaatacTCCAAGAATATGCGGGTTAAAACATATAACGTTTCGGGTTAAAACATACAACGTGTAGTGGTTGGAGAGTGAATTGTGCAAAATATGTCTATCAAAATATGATATCTGTTCAAAACAGTCAACCAAAAACTGAGAACTGGATTTACTTTAGAAAATATCATATGCACAATGCATTTTTGCTGGGAAACGATCGTATATATATATGGTCATGTTTTCCATAGCTTATTTACAGTAATAACTTGGCAGTTAAATcgttttaaaatatttaaataaataaatcgtacTTTCCAATAATTATTGAGATTTGGAAATTATCCCAAAGAATCTACGAGAGACTACGTTCGTCTCCTTTAAAGCACTCGAGGAATCGACTGCTTTCGCAGTCTCGCGATACAAACAGAACCTGCCTAAAGTCCATCGGATTGGTCAGAAGGGACTTGTTGTAAGATGGCGcccagagaggtgtgtgtgtgtaagaaagaagAAAACATGCAAATATGATTATATTTTGAGTAATTGCAACCGACCACGCCACAGAGCAAGACAACAATACTATTTTTGTTCATTTTAACTCGATCGTACACGACAATTGGTGTCTAAAGTGTAAACAGAGGGAGAAGAACAAAACGAACAGGCCTGGAAACAGAGGTAGGTAGATAACTAGCTATATGGCAAATTTCTGAACAGTTATTCTTATGATTTCTGTAAACCAGGGATGTATATCTAGATATGGTTATATGCTTTAATTCAGCGGCACACTAGCAGCCACCATAGAGTTATTGGCATCATGCAAAGTCAGATTAAGCTCACAATGATGAGGAATGCTATTAGTTATCAATCATCACAGCTAACGTTGATGAATGCTGCTGCATCCTACGTTTACTAGCTGGCTTTTGAAGTTCTGTAGTTGCAGGGCAGAGCGTCCGGAGTTGTCGGCCACGAGCCAGAAATGACAAAGTGGAGAGTGTGGACGAGTGCTCTGCTAAATACAAGCGTACTTTCCTGGAACATTTTACGTTGGCTACAGTACCTTCTGGGTCATGTCATTCACGTATATCAGAATGTTCTACCACAGATGTATGCCTGAGCTAGAGCATGGTTTGCCTGAAGATGTCAGGTGTCAAAAGCACATCTGTGTTTAGCGAGTCTTGTTGAACTGAAAGGTGGGTTTTATATTGATTGCCAaggtttgaaaataaatcctTAAAATTTAAGGAGGTCTGTTGAAAGGTTGCTTCAGTACATAAGACAAGTTCTTTTTGAGCATGATAAAAAATGGTGCTTGCTCTTCCTTGGTTAATTGACGTAAATGGAAACATTTGTAAATTACAGTTGGGTAACCCTGGGTACAGCCTCTCGTAGTCAGTGTATGTTCTTTGCAGTGCGATTACCAAGGAAGTTATTGCCGAGAACGCGCTCCTTTACGAGATGGTCAGTGTCCCCTGCTGTCAGAATATTCAGATGACGAATGCTGAGGTCTGTGTAAAATTATGTAAAATGAAGGGCCTGCTCTTGTCGTTTCACCCACAACAATCTTCAAACGTCAAAAGTCTGATGTAAACAAGAGACAATGTGGCTTAAATggaaaatgtaataataatgGAATTATTAATTTGAAATGGACAGTAGCTTTATCCAAATGTGTACATTTGAATAGGAAAAAGGTGAAAATAGTGACTATTGTATTACCTTGTTTGCACATAACACTTTACATATGTGTACTAGCTTGTGAGACGAACCATTAGTGACAGAAGGGCCGTTTTTTCTACGTGGCTGGCGATACCGCCACTCCAGCAGTAGATTGCACTTTCGCGTATTCTCTGCACAGTCAGAGCTCACTTATTGATCCAACTTTCTCGGTTTTCACATTCTCCTTTCAGACTTCCAATCTATCTCTTCCCCAGGTATGCAGACCCGATTTGAGTTAGAGAGAAACTAGAGAATATAAATCACACTGGCGCATTTAACTATGAGCACATGATGGTGCATTCCGGATCACCAGTACCCACAGGGCTTacatttcactgcgggattgcgggtattgcgcataatttgttcaagtcccgcaactctagccatcataatgcgagaaattcccgcatacacttttacagcctgtctgatgacgttaatatagcctaatcattaagtggcgtgaatgcggtgctattgaccggactgatcaactaccgagttgaattgaacatagcctcatgcagacgcacacacggagagagagagagagagagagagagagagagagagaacgaaccactttgcgcttacgcaaataggctacgctaccatggcaaacttttacatctggaaagagctccttggtaactatcctgctagctcaggtcacgtcaacacttgatcccagaaagattgtcttcgacatgttagttttttgaacatttattgtatctaatgacatagaaaacataatgatttgcatacacataccgcactatgcacaacttttattcactagcgactacagcctaaaaccgtcaggttgaaggggggctaattactccatagaattactctcaggtattttcttaaagcGACAGGCACtgaattacacctactcatcaccaatgtgcactcaattggacctacacaccacattaaagatatgcctaagtgttataggttaaacgtcaatatgaggcattcaaattactaaatatgtttagctactatagtaattactagtaaaatgctatactttaaaaaatgcattattaaataaatacactctatatgaattcaaaaatatatgatagaaacatatcacataagctatcattttcagtgtgtgtttgtgtgtgtggagagagtcaagcagaatctaggatgtccactgttgtgaatgatcccactacagtatatattactgatgacgtcagggtggtgggggccccaaaatcaaacacttttttttttaaagtattgaagtattgaaatcgcaattcttgacttggtatcagaatcaaccccccctcccccccaaattgtgtaaatcccccctacatgaataacctaaggggggaattcccccccattttgaaaaatgaattttaagccctgaccCATCCTTGTCCCAGGCCAGCACGGAGTCCACTAATCATTCAGGAAATAGACTGTGGGTGCCATACACCACACTAATTCAAGCCAGATGTTGTATTTTGAAAGCGTACAGTAACCATCTTGGCTTACCGGTATGTCTGTTTCAGAACAATGGATATTAATTTTGATGGCAATGAATAATGCATTACTTAATGCTGAGTGTTAGGCTGTTGTGTGTCAAGTTGCTTTTCTGAGAAAAGAATGGGTGGTTTGCTATGTGTGAGATTATTTCAAAGCATCTTTACTTATTATTTGCATTTGTGTCTGATaggaatgtgtttttttccatGTGTATATTCTGGCCCTGCATCCTTTTGATGATTTCACATTCTGTGTGATCTCACTGACACCTTTTAGACGGTAGTGAAATTTGCATCTGTTTTGATTCCATGCTATTTCATTCATGCGTGTGTCTGCAGACAGGTGTGCACTGTTTGGCTAGCCAGCCAGGAGAGGAGGGGCCATGAACAACTCCATGGAGGGCTCGGTGTCGTTCGAGGAGCTGGTGCGTGTGAAGGCGCGCAGTGTCCCCCAGCACCGAATGAAGGAATTCCTGGAGTCTCTGGCCAACAAGGGGCCCGAAGCGCTGCAGGAGTTCGGCCAGCAGGGCGGCGACAACAACACCATGGTGTACCAGCAGGGAGCCAACTGCATCTACACAGACAGCACAGAAGTGGCAGGCTCTCTTCTGGAGCTGGCGTGCCCggtaagagagagtgaagaaggACTAGAAGAATATTGAAAAGGATACTGAATCTCTGTCAAGCAGGGTTGCACGCCAGTAATTGTGACCTTATATTAAGATTACAATCTACTTATTTAGAATGGTGGACATGAAAATGAGCACTTGCAGGTGAAATATTACAGTGCTACTTTAAAATGTGTGTATACAGTTGCCATTTACAGCCCATGTCATTTAATTGTTACTTTTATAGTGGAAATTGCACAAGTAGATAAATGGAAGAGTTGTCTTTCATTATGATATTGTTGTTGACCGTTTTGGCTCCTCCCCTTGGGTTTATGCAGGTTCAGGTGCAGGTGCAGCAGTCAccgcagcaacagcagcagcagcagcagcagcaggtggtGTCCTCGGCGCAGTCCCAGGTAACCCAGGTAACAGCCGCACAGATGTCCCCGCAGCTCACCACAGCCATGCAGCAGGCCAACGAGCAGCAGATCCAAGTCCAGGTGAGCTTGTGCCAGCTGTGATTTAGATCAGTGGTTAGTgttattcaccttattccgcgcgcaaacatgggggcactagctttgcccacattgtctctgaacttccgattgagcagtacatccattgtGATACATTGagatgccagtcatctcgatagagctctgctatcatatattatgggtcatcctaaagttaggaacgtttatttcagattttggtgacttaagacatttctgttatacagctttcctatctgaagttaggaaaaaactgactttggagcggctgttctgtaagttagcctctctatcctcttctgccgtgttatcccaatgaagctaactagacgtagctagccgaccagaagtttaaagacaacgtggaattttaaaaaatgggcggggctgaataAAGTGAATATGAGAGGAAAATCATCCCAATCCGAGTCATTCATCACATTATCTCCCATTCTCCGTCTGTCCATCAGGTGCAGATTCAGGGTCAGCAGGCTCAGATAGGACAGGTGCTGCAGGTgccttctccctcccagcagcAGTTGCAGGGGGTTGCCACAGCAACACAGCTCATCCAGCATGAGATCACAGAGGAGCAGCACCAACAGGTGAGCTCACAACTGAAATGCTTAATATaatgttaatacactgcataacttactatgcatgcacactcactcacacatacaagtCAGAATAATAACATTTTGATGCTCTTTGTGTAGAATATTATTTTGTGCTAAATATAACTGCCAAGCTATTATCCAGAACTGCCTGAGGTTATTGCACATCTCAAATACGCATTGTTATATGGTCTCAACTTTATAGTTCActgttcttctcttctcctcccttatGTCCACTTCTGCCTTTTCCTCCATCAGATCCAGGCCCAGTTGGTGGCAGCTGTGGCTGGAGG comes from Alosa sapidissima isolate fAloSap1 chromosome 7, fAloSap1.pri, whole genome shotgun sequence and encodes:
- the qars1 gene encoding glutamine--tRNA ligase, which translates into the protein MADATTLFVSIGLSEQKAKETLKNEALSSTLKDAIAQAQNVVGSAAIDKAMGTLLYSMASRIKDTGRLGFLTEYIAKRKITSDLQLSAALEFVKSHPQDPLDRSAFESSCGVGVAITPEQIEDVVEQVIKKYKNQLKEERYRFNMGLLMGEARAGLKWADGKIIKNEVDMQVLHILGPKTEADLEKKPKAPKAKAPEKEKQEVDGAVNGEVKMEAKSLMEQLRGVALNFHKPGENFKTEGYVVTPNTMSLLKKHLETTRGQVRTRFPPEPNGILHIGHAKAINFNFGYAKANSGICFLRYDDTNPEKEEEKYFTAIRDMVEWLGYTPYDVTHASDNFQQLYDWAEELIRRGQAYVCHQRGEELKGHNAPPSPWRDRPVEESLILFQRMKKGMFAEGEATLRMKMVMEDGKMDPVAYRIKYTPHHRTGDTWCIYPTYDYTHCLCDSIEQITHSLCTKEFQARRSSYYWLCNALDVYCPVQWEYGRLNLTYTVVSKRKIIKLVEMGVVRDWDDPRLFTLTALRRRGFPPQAINNFCARVGVTVAQVTMEPHLLEACVREVLNEQAPRVMAVLEPLKVTITNLASESQMSVRVPDFPANEAKGSHMVPFSRVVYIEQSDFREVMEKGYKRLTPDQPVGLRHAGYVISVKRVIKDASGKVTELEVTCATTDSAEKPKAFIHWVSKPLECEVRLYERLFLHKNPEDSAEVPGGFLSDINPNSLHIIQDALVDQSVANTKVFNKFQFERVGYFSVDPDSTPKKLVFNRTVTLKEDPGKI